A window from Methylocystis sp. MJC1 encodes these proteins:
- a CDS encoding patatin-like phospholipase family protein, whose translation MTTVQIQTIVQIQAIVPNVGAYIPTVWSLAPGQKLGLALSGGGFRASLFHIGVLARLAELDLLRRVDVLSTVSGGSVIGAFYYLKLKKRLEERPLDANGEPVLPTSQDYVDIVAEIESEFLAAVQTNVRMKALLDPVANARMIFSDDYSRSDRIAEVYEECFYSRFSKHPGEKIPLTDLLITPAWMPRGFNVRQYNATSDFKIPILNINATSLNTGGRWVFTATDLGEVPSANPIGTIKPLPRISYSDPTLTPEQQKKLAQIGLSEAVAASACVPAIFTPLAIHDLYPRGANGEEIVVELVDGGVYDNQGVEALLSENCDLMICSDASGQLDGNRTPDIQLLPVATRSNDILATRVRAECYDNLRNCPGDGNFVFFHLRDDFPGNPTYPLLPGPVDRCNGVNDGHIYALSNIRTDLDAFSNVEAYTLMYDGYCLIDYFLQHDESNAGLGAPSPGGAPRRPWRFLAIRSMIKTDKQKLLSHLLIGKYLFFKPFYADPTRAWGVTLILLAPVLFFLWERFDLVVELYKLLVENILYYTLPAALVGAAGYAIVKALDDAPKMLKVFDFIRKYRRADNPLLIALFYAPGLFGAAVAFLNLSIYNKIFLQAGRLPPSDGDALLEPSHGPAQVEAAAQE comes from the coding sequence GTGACCACTGTGCAGATTCAAACCATCGTGCAGATTCAAGCCATTGTGCCGAATGTCGGCGCCTATATCCCCACTGTATGGAGCCTTGCGCCCGGCCAGAAGTTGGGACTCGCTTTGTCCGGCGGCGGTTTCCGCGCCTCGCTCTTCCATATCGGCGTCCTGGCGCGATTGGCCGAGCTCGACCTGCTGCGGCGCGTCGATGTGCTCTCTACCGTTTCCGGCGGCTCCGTCATCGGCGCCTTTTATTATCTCAAGCTCAAGAAACGGCTCGAGGAGAGGCCACTCGACGCGAATGGCGAACCCGTTTTGCCGACTTCGCAGGACTATGTGGACATCGTCGCGGAGATCGAGAGCGAATTTCTGGCGGCGGTCCAGACGAATGTCAGAATGAAGGCGCTGTTGGATCCTGTCGCCAACGCCCGAATGATTTTCTCGGATGATTATTCGAGAAGCGACCGCATCGCAGAAGTTTATGAGGAGTGCTTTTACAGCAGATTCTCAAAGCATCCGGGTGAAAAAATCCCGCTTACGGATTTGCTGATCACCCCAGCCTGGATGCCGCGCGGCTTTAATGTGCGGCAGTATAATGCAACCTCAGATTTCAAGATTCCGATCCTGAACATCAACGCGACGTCGTTGAACACCGGCGGCCGGTGGGTTTTCACCGCGACGGACCTGGGCGAGGTCCCGTCGGCAAATCCGATCGGCACGATAAAGCCATTGCCGCGGATCAGTTACTCGGACCCCACTTTGACGCCGGAGCAGCAAAAGAAACTGGCGCAGATCGGCCTTTCTGAAGCGGTCGCCGCGTCAGCCTGCGTCCCCGCGATCTTTACGCCCCTCGCGATCCACGATCTTTATCCGCGGGGCGCGAATGGCGAAGAGATTGTGGTCGAGCTGGTTGATGGCGGCGTTTACGACAATCAGGGCGTCGAGGCGTTGCTTTCTGAAAATTGCGACTTGATGATTTGCAGCGATGCATCCGGACAATTGGATGGGAATCGCACGCCGGACATTCAGCTGCTGCCTGTCGCTACGCGCTCGAACGACATATTGGCGACGCGCGTTCGCGCTGAGTGCTATGATAATCTTCGTAATTGCCCAGGCGACGGAAACTTTGTCTTTTTCCATCTGCGTGACGATTTCCCTGGAAATCCAACATATCCGCTTCTGCCGGGACCGGTCGATCGGTGCAACGGCGTGAACGACGGGCATATCTATGCCCTTTCCAATATCAGAACTGACCTCGACGCTTTTTCGAACGTCGAAGCCTATACGCTGATGTACGACGGCTACTGTCTGATCGACTATTTTCTTCAGCACGATGAGAGCAACGCGGGGCTCGGCGCGCCGTCGCCCGGTGGCGCGCCCCGGCGGCCGTGGCGTTTCCTCGCTATTCGGTCGATGATTAAGACCGACAAGCAAAAGCTGCTTTCGCATCTCCTGATAGGGAAATACTTGTTCTTCAAACCCTTCTATGCCGATCCCACGCGGGCGTGGGGCGTCACTCTCATTCTGCTTGCGCCAGTGCTTTTCTTCTTGTGGGAGCGCTTCGATCTCGTTGTCGAGCTCTACAAACTGCTCGTTGAAAACATATTGTACTACACCTTGCCGGCGGCGCTTGTCGGCGCGGCGGGATACGCCATCGTCAAGGCTTTGGACGATGCGCCAAAAATGCTGAAAGTGTTCGATTTCATTCGGAAATACCGGCGCGCCGACAACCCCTTGCTCATCGCCCTGTTTTACGCGCCTGGACTTTTCGGCGCGGCAGTGGCGTTCTTGAATCTTTCTATCTACAACAAGATCTTCCTTCAGGCCGGGCGATTGCCGCCGTCGGACGGCGACGCATTACTGGAGCCGAGCCACGGTCCTGCGCAAGTGGAGGCCGCCGCCCAAGAATAG
- the hemN gene encoding oxygen-independent coproporphyrinogen III oxidase — protein MDPAALALAERSAPRYTSYPTAPHFSKEIGDVEMRDWLAALDPCATLSLYFHVPFCREICAYCGCHTKAVRQEAPLTAYKETLLREVEMTARATRARNVASIHWGGGTPGILGPARFGEIVERLRDLFDVTHETEHAIELDPRLLEPDMAEALARAGVNRVSFGVQDLNAHVQEAAGRVQPFEIVERAVALMRGVGVSAINLDLMYGLPLQSVADVERTASMAASLDPQRLAVFGYAHVPWFKANQKLIDAAALPGAAERLAQAAAVRRALERAGYEAIGLDHFARPSDPLAVAARQGRMRRNFQGYTIDSATALLPFGVSSIGRLPQGFVGNATDLAGWRRAVEADRFPVTRGLAFSVEDLARSEIIERLMCDFTVDFGAVALEHGFAVDAFDQARLSLSGLERDGVVELRDRRVSVTERGRPFVRLAAAAFDAYLEAGAARHSAAV, from the coding sequence ATGGACCCGGCCGCACTCGCGCTCGCCGAACGCTCCGCGCCTCGCTACACGAGCTATCCGACCGCGCCGCATTTCTCGAAAGAGATCGGCGATGTCGAGATGCGCGACTGGCTTGCCGCCCTCGATCCGTGCGCGACGCTGTCGCTTTATTTCCACGTGCCCTTTTGCCGGGAAATCTGCGCCTATTGCGGTTGCCACACCAAGGCCGTCCGGCAGGAGGCGCCGCTCACCGCCTATAAGGAAACGCTGCTGCGCGAGGTGGAGATGACCGCGCGCGCGACAAGGGCGCGCAATGTAGCGAGCATCCATTGGGGCGGCGGCACGCCGGGGATTTTGGGGCCCGCGCGCTTCGGCGAGATCGTCGAGCGCCTGCGCGACCTCTTCGACGTCACCCATGAGACGGAGCATGCGATCGAGCTCGACCCGCGCCTCCTCGAGCCGGATATGGCCGAGGCGCTGGCGCGGGCCGGCGTCAACCGCGTCTCTTTCGGCGTGCAGGATCTGAACGCTCATGTTCAGGAGGCGGCCGGCCGCGTGCAGCCCTTCGAGATCGTGGAGCGCGCCGTCGCCCTGATGCGCGGCGTCGGCGTCAGCGCGATCAATCTCGACCTGATGTATGGCCTGCCGCTGCAGAGCGTCGCCGACGTCGAGCGTACGGCTTCCATGGCGGCTTCGCTCGATCCGCAGCGGCTTGCGGTTTTCGGCTATGCGCATGTGCCCTGGTTCAAGGCGAACCAGAAGCTCATCGACGCCGCCGCGCTGCCCGGCGCGGCCGAACGCCTCGCCCAGGCCGCGGCGGTGCGTCGGGCGTTGGAGCGCGCGGGCTATGAGGCGATCGGCCTCGATCACTTCGCGCGGCCGAGCGATCCGCTGGCCGTCGCGGCGCGACAGGGGCGCATGCGCCGCAACTTCCAGGGCTATACGATCGACAGCGCAACCGCTCTGCTGCCCTTCGGCGTTTCCTCGATCGGCCGCCTGCCGCAGGGCTTCGTCGGCAACGCCACCGATCTCGCCGGCTGGCGGCGGGCCGTGGAGGCGGATCGATTTCCTGTCACGCGTGGCCTCGCCTTTTCCGTCGAGGATCTGGCGCGCAGCGAGATTATCGAGCGGCTGATGTGCGACTTTACCGTCGATTTCGGCGCCGTCGCGCTGGAGCATGGCTTTGCGGTCGACGCCTTCGATCAGGCGCGCCTATCCCTGAGCGGGCTGGAGCGCGATGGCGTGGTGGAACTGCGCGACCGGCGCGTGAGCGTCACCGAGCGTGGGCGGCCGTTTGTGCGCCTTGCCGCTGCGGCTTTCGACGCCTATCTGGAGGCCGGCGCGGCGCGTCATTCCGCGGCCGTTTAA
- a CDS encoding HNH endonuclease, whose protein sequence is MLNADYRPLSYYPLSLWGWQDAIKAVVLDRVNIVSEYDKTVKSPSFEMRLPSVVSLKEYVRPARQPAFTRFNVFLRDRFTCQYCGAHDELTFDHVIPRSKGGATTWENVVAACSPCNLRKGDRLPLEAHMTPAQTPYQPSVVDLHRNGRRFPPNYLHESWMDYLYWDSVLEP, encoded by the coding sequence GTGCTCAATGCCGACTATCGGCCGCTGAGCTACTATCCCCTTTCGCTATGGGGCTGGCAGGACGCCATCAAGGCGGTCGTCCTGGATCGGGTCAATATCGTCTCGGAATATGACAAGACCGTCAAAAGCCCGAGCTTCGAGATGCGCCTGCCTTCGGTGGTCTCGCTCAAGGAATATGTGCGGCCAGCGCGTCAGCCGGCCTTTACGCGATTCAACGTCTTCCTGCGCGACCGCTTCACCTGCCAATATTGCGGGGCGCATGACGAGCTGACCTTCGACCATGTGATCCCGCGCTCCAAGGGCGGCGCGACCACCTGGGAAAATGTCGTCGCGGCCTGCTCGCCCTGCAATCTGCGCAAGGGCGACCGGCTGCCGCTCGAGGCGCATATGACGCCGGCGCAGACGCCCTACCAACCGTCGGTCGTCGACCTGCATCGCAACGGCCGCCGCTTTCCGCCCAACTATCTGCATGAGAGCTGGATGGATTATCTTTACTGGGATTCGGTGCTCGAGCCGTAA
- a CDS encoding response regulator, which translates to MTAEKQIRLMIAEDQSVIRKALAALLALEKDIAVVATAADGEQAVSAALAYAPDVVLMDLKMPRMDGIAATRAILAKSPLIRIIMLTTFDADEFVFEAVSAGAQGYLLKDAEEAEILSAIRAAARGEPRLSPSVAAKILAEFRRVKMPGKPLTAAANDGQEPLTDREKDVLNHVAAGKGNREIAREMGLAEGTVKNHVSTILAKLHLRSRTELAIRALSER; encoded by the coding sequence TTGACCGCCGAAAAGCAGATACGCCTAATGATCGCCGAGGATCAGAGCGTGATCCGCAAGGCGTTGGCGGCGCTCCTGGCGCTCGAGAAGGATATTGCGGTTGTCGCCACGGCCGCCGACGGCGAGCAGGCGGTCAGCGCCGCCCTCGCCTATGCGCCCGACGTCGTCCTGATGGACCTCAAAATGCCGCGCATGGACGGCATTGCCGCGACCCGCGCCATTTTGGCGAAATCCCCCCTGATCCGCATCATCATGCTCACGACCTTCGACGCCGACGAGTTTGTCTTCGAGGCGGTGTCCGCCGGCGCACAGGGCTATCTGCTGAAGGACGCCGAAGAGGCCGAAATCCTCTCCGCCATCCGCGCGGCGGCGCGAGGCGAGCCACGTCTGTCGCCGAGCGTCGCGGCAAAGATCCTTGCCGAGTTCCGCCGCGTCAAAATGCCTGGCAAGCCGCTCACGGCGGCGGCCAACGACGGCCAGGAGCCGCTCACCGACCGCGAGAAGGACGTGCTCAACCATGTCGCCGCGGGGAAAGGCAACCGCGAAATCGCACGCGAAATGGGCCTGGCCGAAGGCACAGTGAAAAATCACGTGTCGACCATTCTCGCCAAGCTGCATTTGCGCAGCCGGACAGAACTGGCGATACGCGCGCTATCGGAACGGTAA
- a CDS encoding ATP-dependent DNA helicase, with protein sequence MPVWTPEQENALNSVAKWLATPRGPQVFRLFGYAGTGKSTLALHLAEHVDGDVAFAAFTGKAALVMRSKGCKDARTIHSLIYRATDSETEEPSFVLNDESDAARAKLIVIDECSMVDEELGRDLLSFGKKVLVLGDPAQLPPVKGGGFFTEAEPDVMLTQVHRQASDNPIIRLSMTIREGGTLTRGDYGETRVVSREGLDPVLVTGADQVLVGMNKTRRAYNGRLRELRGFTGPFPQSGEKLVCLRNNRKKGLLNGALFTVKSAGALRRGKIRMLVMPEEGEAGKFQRVAVIPQFFEGGEGEIPYAMRKDSDEFDFGYALTVHKSQGSQWDNVTLFDESFAFREHRARWLYTGVTRAARKLTLVM encoded by the coding sequence ATGCCCGTCTGGACGCCCGAACAGGAGAATGCGCTAAACAGCGTCGCGAAATGGCTTGCGACGCCGCGCGGCCCGCAGGTGTTCCGCCTGTTCGGCTATGCCGGCACGGGTAAATCGACGCTTGCGCTTCACCTTGCCGAACATGTCGACGGCGACGTCGCCTTCGCCGCCTTCACCGGCAAGGCCGCGCTGGTGATGCGCTCGAAGGGTTGCAAGGACGCCCGCACCATTCACAGCCTGATCTATCGCGCGACCGATTCCGAAACCGAGGAGCCGTCCTTTGTTTTGAACGACGAGAGCGACGCCGCGCGCGCCAAGCTCATCGTCATCGACGAATGCTCCATGGTCGACGAGGAGCTCGGGCGCGATTTGCTTTCCTTCGGCAAGAAGGTTCTGGTTCTCGGCGATCCGGCGCAATTGCCGCCGGTGAAGGGCGGGGGCTTTTTCACGGAGGCCGAGCCGGATGTGATGCTGACGCAGGTGCACCGCCAAGCCTCCGACAATCCCATCATCCGCCTGTCGATGACGATTCGCGAGGGCGGGACGCTGACGCGCGGCGACTATGGCGAGACGCGCGTCGTCTCGCGCGAAGGACTCGATCCAGTGCTCGTCACCGGCGCCGATCAGGTGCTGGTGGGCATGAACAAGACGCGGCGCGCCTATAACGGGCGGCTGCGCGAATTGCGCGGCTTTACGGGTCCGTTTCCGCAATCGGGCGAAAAGCTCGTCTGCCTGCGCAACAACCGCAAGAAGGGTCTGCTCAACGGCGCGCTGTTCACGGTGAAAAGCGCCGGCGCGCTTCGGCGCGGGAAAATACGGATGCTCGTCATGCCGGAGGAGGGCGAGGCGGGCAAATTCCAGCGCGTCGCCGTCATTCCGCAATTCTTCGAGGGCGGCGAGGGCGAAATTCCTTACGCGATGCGCAAGGATTCGGACGAGTTCGATTTCGGCTATGCGCTGACCGTGCACAAGTCGCAGGGCTCGCAATGGGACAATGTGACTCTCTTCGACGAATCTTTCGCCTTCCGCGAACATCGCGCCCGCTGGCTCTATACGGGGGTCACGCGCGCCGCGCGAAAGCTGACGCTGGTGATGTGA
- a CDS encoding exopolysaccharide biosynthesis polyprenyl glycosylphosphotransferase has product MRASFSLLAASLDFLALVLISVAAQFAYGALTAVNLELSLVAATIFLLGNVVRDEYSFANYLLLRGHAWRCFSLWSVVSLLALAIGFLSDATGETSRAGFVLTSSLGFVALFATRATLSRFVRASAASGGVSARRLFLVGFEKDIEAFTYRYKPWTCGMTVVAAVVLRETEHTFDDDLTLAAASARMLRPDDVFILSPWSRTDVIDKCVTAFLRVPARIHLGPERVLDRFANAHIDKVGAISSLSLSGDPLNLFEVAAKRAFDIVVSALALTALLPVLLLCAFAIRLESKGPALFYQRRYGFNRETFRIVKLRTMTTMEDGRDVKQATANDPRVTRIGRILRRYNIDELPQLLNVLRGEMSLVGPRPHALAHDQLFERRIALYARRHNVKPGMTGWAQVNGLRGEIDSPEKIRQRIEHDLYYIDNWSLPFDLWIVFLTVFSRQAYRNAV; this is encoded by the coding sequence GTGAGGGCCTCGTTTTCGCTCCTTGCCGCCTCTCTGGATTTTCTGGCGCTCGTACTGATTTCGGTCGCCGCCCAATTCGCCTATGGCGCTCTCACCGCCGTCAATCTCGAGCTGAGTCTGGTCGCCGCGACGATTTTCCTGCTCGGGAACGTCGTCCGCGACGAATATTCTTTCGCGAACTACCTCCTGCTTCGCGGCCATGCGTGGCGCTGCTTCAGCCTGTGGAGCGTCGTCAGCCTCCTCGCGCTCGCCATCGGATTTCTGTCTGACGCCACAGGAGAGACGTCGCGGGCCGGCTTTGTGCTGACGTCAAGCCTGGGTTTCGTCGCGCTTTTCGCGACGCGGGCGACGCTTAGCCGGTTTGTGCGGGCGAGCGCGGCCTCGGGCGGCGTATCCGCGCGGCGTCTGTTTCTCGTCGGTTTCGAGAAAGACATCGAGGCCTTTACCTATCGCTACAAGCCCTGGACCTGCGGAATGACGGTTGTCGCTGCGGTCGTGCTGCGCGAGACCGAGCATACGTTCGACGACGACCTCACGCTTGCGGCGGCCTCGGCGCGCATGCTTCGGCCCGACGATGTTTTCATCCTCTCGCCTTGGTCGCGCACGGATGTGATCGACAAATGCGTGACGGCCTTCCTACGCGTGCCCGCCCGCATCCATCTCGGTCCCGAGCGCGTGCTCGATCGTTTCGCAAATGCGCATATCGACAAGGTCGGCGCGATTTCGAGCCTGAGCCTCTCGGGCGATCCGCTCAATCTCTTCGAGGTGGCGGCCAAGCGGGCTTTCGACATCGTCGTTTCGGCGCTCGCGCTCACCGCGCTGTTGCCTGTGCTGCTTCTCTGCGCGTTCGCAATCCGGCTCGAAAGCAAGGGGCCGGCGCTCTTCTATCAGCGCCGGTACGGCTTCAATCGCGAGACATTCCGTATCGTGAAACTCCGCACGATGACGACGATGGAGGACGGGCGCGACGTGAAGCAGGCCACGGCGAACGATCCGCGCGTGACCCGCATCGGGCGCATTCTGCGCCGCTACAATATCGACGAGCTGCCGCAGCTCCTCAACGTCCTGCGCGGCGAGATGTCGCTCGTCGGACCGCGCCCCCATGCTTTGGCGCATGATCAACTCTTCGAGCGGCGCATCGCGCTTTATGCGCGTCGTCACAATGTCAAACCGGGCATGACCGGCTGGGCGCAAGTCAACGGCCTGCGCGGCGAAATCGACTCGCCGGAGAAGATCCGACAGAGAATCGAGCACGACCTTTATTACATCGATAATTGGTCGCTGCCCTTCGATCTCTGGATCGTGTTCCTCACCGTCTTTTCGCGTCAGGCGTATCGTAACGCGGTTTGA